From the genome of bacterium, one region includes:
- a CDS encoding response regulator, producing MEKILIVDDNKDMRFLLSNILKEEGYQTISVGDGRQAIEKVEKSSPDLVLLDIKLPGRDGINILEEMKKIDKDLIIIMLTAYGDIKGSVRAMKLGAFDYITKPFDNEELILIINKAFQTRYLTNEVEILRKRLGEEMVVEEVMGGSPQIKQVLLAFRTSRKGFVLLGQQGFLKDSFI from the coding sequence ATGGAGAAAATTCTGATAGTTGATGATAACAAAGATATGCGGTTTCTCCTTTCTAATATTTTAAAAGAAGAAGGGTATCAGACTATCAGCGTCGGAGATGGGCGGCAAGCCATCGAGAAGGTTGAAAAAAGCTCTCCTGATCTGGTCCTCTTAGATATTAAGCTTCCTGGAAGGGATGGAATAAATATCTTAGAGGAAATGAAGAAAATTGATAAGGATTTAATCATAATTATGCTTACGGCCTATGGCGATATAAAAGGGTCGGTCAGGGCCATGAAATTAGGGGCATTTGATTATATCACCAAACCTTTTGATAATGAGGAGCTAATTCTTATCATTAATAAGGCCTTTCAAACCCGATACTTAACTAATGAAGTAGAAATTTTAAGGAAAAGATTGGGTGAAGAGATGGTGGTTGAAGAGGTAATGGGAGGAAGCCCGCAAATAAAGCAAGTCTTACTTGCATTCCGCACTTCCAGAAAAGGTTTTGTGCTATTGGGCCAACAAGGCTTTTTGAAAGATAGCTTTATCTAA